tgagatcgaggtcaatgcgaaattgttcttcatttttttcctcctgatacttcatcactcaatggttagccatatgaatttctgccggtatgacagcttcacttccataggctagcttgaagggggtttctcctgtcgggGTTCTTATAGTCgtccaaagaacacctggtaactcgtctggccatatcccctttgccccatcgagccgagtcttgataattttcagcagggatcggttcgctacttctgcttgtccatttgcctgtgggtgggagggtgaggaatagtgattcttgattccaaactgTTCACAAAAGTatctgaagggtgcgttgtcaaactgaCGTCCGTTATCTGATACtagtaccctgggtactccAAACCTGCACAgtatattcttccaaacaaaattcttaacgttttgctgagtaatttttgcaagaggttcgacctccacccacttggtaaagtagtcaatccctactaccaaaaattaTTTGTCTCGTTCCTAGGGGGAAAGGAcccaggatatccagtccccactgtgcaaagggccatggggccatcattggggtctagTACTCCGACGGCTGTCTAGGGACgttgctatagcgctgacactggtcacacaccttgacataggccttaACATCTGCTTGaattgtaggccagtagtagcctgcacggaTGACCTTATGGACAAGCGATCTTGCTCCTGAGTGAttcccacatgctccttcatgaacttctctcaaaacatagtttgactcgtccggAGCCAGGCACTTTAGGTAAGGctgagaaaagcctcgcttgtatagcacttcgtttatgagaacgtacttggctgccctgactCTCAGCTTCCTAGCctcgtccttgtcttctggaagccttccgTCCTTAAGATAGAGTACTATTGGAgtcatccaattttctctccCTCCTATTTGCTGTATAACTGGTAGGTCTATGCTTGGTATGTATTGGACTTTTTCATACTCATCCATAATTCCTCCTCCCGAAGCTGCTTTCGCCAAGGCATCTGCtgccatattttcctcccttgatagttgaacaaaactcacttccATAAACTTTTGGACAAGCCACCTCACTTTGctaagatatttcttcattctattttccttagcatcacacattccattcacttgattgatgactagctgagaatctcctttgaCTATTATTGATTCCGCCCTtagggacttagccaattctagccctttgagtagagcttcatactctgcctcgttgttggtggtttggtacTGTAGACGGGctgtgtactccaacttatcaCCCTTTGGGGACTTGAGTATGACTCCAATTCCTCCTGCATATAgcgtggacgatccgtctacattgataacccaccttTGAGCTCCCTCGTCTTTGTCCAGCTcgtcctggctgggggtgaactctgcaatgaaatccGCCAACGCTTGTGCCTTTATCGCGCTCCTTGGCTGGTATCTAACATCAAATTCACTAAGTTCCACTGCCCATTGAATCAGTCGTCCTGCaacttccaacttgttcattgctttCTTTAGGGGATGATCTATTAAGACATTGATAacatgagcttggaaataatgcctcaacTTCCTGGAGGCCGTGATTAAggcaaaggctagcttctccatcatcggatatcgtccttctgcccctcttAACACGCGGCTTGTATAGTACACTGGTTTCTGAACTCGTCCTTCTTCTCTAACCAACGccgagcttactgcgtgtggggacaccgccaaatacaaatatagttCCTCTCTAGGTACAGATGGACTTAACAATGGCGCTGTCATGAGGTAAGTCTTCAGGTCTTTGAAGGCCCTCTAACACTCGTCcatccactcaaatgccttcctgaggactttaaagaatggcaaacacttgtcagtagctttcgaaacaaaactgttaagggcggcaactcgtcTGGTAAGAGACTAgacttctttgatgttcttcgatggttccatattcagtatcgcctggattttgtccggatttgtctcaattcccctgtgcgaaaccatgaaccccaagaacTTCCCCGACGAAACTctgaaagcacacttgcttggatttaatttcatattataCCACCGAAGTGTATCgaaggtctcttgaaggtcgtctagatgCTTTCCCTCATCCAGGctctttaccaacatatcatccacataaacctccatatttcgcccgatttgaggacgcaacatgtggttaaccagtctttagtaagtcgcccctgcgttctttagaccgaagggcattaccttgtagcaaaataacccttggctagtaatgaGCGAGGTCTTTCTTGATCTGCCtcgtccatctttatctggttgtagcctgaaaaggcgtccatgaagctcaacaacctGTGACTTGCCGTCAAGTCtaccagctggtcaatgcgtgacaatggataactgtccttggggcaagccttgtttaagtcagtaaaatccacgcacattcgccacttgccgttggccttctttaccatgactacATTAGCCAACCAGTTcggataataaacttcttggatgaaCTCCGCGGtaatcaacttctggacttcttctttgatggcattgtctcgctcaagagcaaaaaccctcttcttctaACGCACTGGTTTAgaatagggacacacattcagACTGTGAATaataacacttggatcaataccAGGCATGTCCTTATGattccatgcaaagacatcaaggcttttcttcaaaaactggaccagagcatgctttgcctcttcttccatgctcgccccaattctagtgaacttctcaggCCTGCtgtcgtccaaagggacgtcttctaacacctcagtgggttcCGCTGCGATCCTTCTCTTGTCTATGCTCATTGCCTGTACATGCTCGTCCATCGCCAGCATGGCTAGGTAGCACTCTCTGGCTGCCAACTGATCTTCTTGCGCTTGGCCCACCCCGTGCTCGGTCGGAAATTTAACAGACAAAtgataggtagaggttaccgccttccaactattcaaggttggtcttccaataatagcattatacgacgatgcacaatcaacaacaaggaagtttacctctttggttatctgctggGGATACGCTCCAAccaccactggtaatgtgatggtgcccacaggctgcaccttcattcctctaAATCCCACTAGTGGCGAATTCACCGATCGgagttgatctcgtcctagccttatttgctggaaggcggggtaatacagAATGTCCACCGAATtgccattgtctaccaacaccctcctggtcatgtaatcagcaatgagtagggtaatgactatcgcgtcatcgtatGGGTGgtgtgttgtgaaattttaaaatactcgcaagtgtacgaaccgtaccgaagtatagtttgataagaacgaggtcgaacccacagggacttgaatgaatgtaggaaaattaattaaatcttaaccaaattaatcctaatctagtttaataaaaattggttgttttgaaattaaataaactaagcaaatagttaaactaagcaaaagatataaaacaataaaaagatgtaaacaatcaaggaaAATGAATTAtggttttggaatccgccttgtaagtcatatcagcatatatttatgatcattaatttttcccaactactacatgataatctagaaatcaatcttgctatcatggacaatattctcattaaaattcttattttaaaaattcaaaagcatgttcttcttcgcttcttaagtataaaatcaaatcatcaattgtatctatagccaaacaaatcacaagatatatccaattctaaaaatcaaatcataaattgtatccattgacagacatatcacaagcgatatccaattttataatcaggaattaataaaccaagcattcaattaattaagataaatcttaaattatgagaaaaacatgattgaactcatatctagaatctcatcttagtcaattgatatgaagcaagaacaatttaaatcattaatgaacaactattgtgggaaaaatcaaatcacataaatattattgataatccttaacaaggtttcatccttaaccctaattataaatttagctactcataataattaaaataaaacacaagaataaaatacaaaacattaaactagacaaataaaataaaactaactatcatggaagaaaataaaagaagtagacacactctctatgttcagcccccagCTCTAGCACTAGCCCcccttgaattttgccctaaagagcctttaaataggtcaaggaatcttATTATAAGTTAAATTCCCGTTTGGaaaaaattccagatttttaggcttcacttaaccgacaattttggcccatttaacgtcagaattcggacttttggtaaactaaaaatttgtagccctttaagttaaatttccagcccaacttgaatcatctcaattggatatctgagccgaaagttatgctaaaaatactaactgatgtgcaggctggaatcctaatccgaattgaacttggatttgatgcaaatttcctttgatttcctgctccaattggacttaaatttaattgagttggtcttctttaacttcatcatggcccttgtaaaagtaaagtccattagctttcttctttgcacaaatccacttatttaattccattctcgtacaaaaaataaatttacgcaataagattcaattaagcacaaaattgattattcatcattattccaaaaccaaatataaaatgcatgaattacctcaaaataagtatgataatgctttctaacaatgatataaatatgcaaaattaagctattattaATGCACATCATAGTGAACTCGTCCAGCGTCCTCGTCTGTGAACGTAATGGCTTGCTCATCCGCTTCCCTCGTCCTGGTAGGTCGTCCAGACAGCTggacgttttgcaccaccttcaggtatgtttTCCTCGACTTGGGCGATTGTGCTGTCAAGGTTCCTCTGATAATTACTCTTATTTCTCTAAGcgggggtcgtgatgactcttccaccttagcCTTCAGTTTCTCGTCtctttggtctcgtccaaggaaattcctTAACTTTCCTTGTCTGATGAGAGTccctatctgctgcttcaaatcaaagcactcgtttgtgtcatgcccgtggtctTTGTGAAAGTGGCAATACTTATTCCTATTGCGtttgttaggatctcctttcattttatcagccacttcaaggacggatcatccttgatctgcataaacacctgctctagtggcatattcaggggtgtgtattgctgatttctcGCTGAGGAACTCGCTttcttaccatccttgtcttttttctcGTCTACtcgagctttctttggacgaggacctTGATCTGAGTAACGCTGGTGACCTGCTTCCAAGCgctctgctctctttctcttcttggctatgatagcatcctcagcattcatgaaattttgtgccgaatggacgagttcggccatagtctgtggttcctgcttgTAGAGTTTATGGATGAACATGTTAGAGTTGACCCCATTGTGAAAGgcggccaataacaacttgtcatccatttcaTCTACCGCCAAGGCTTCTCTATTGAACCGAgtaatgaaggaccgcaaactctcattttccccttgttctatagttagcaaactaAAAGAGGAGCGCTTGTGGCGTTGccctccaatgaaattgttgacgaacaacttactcaactcctcaaATGAACTTACAgaatttgagggtattttgctgaaccacacccgcgctggtcccttaagtgtggtagggaaagctctgcacataatctcgtccgggaccccTTGAAGTTGCATGGTCATCTTGAATGTAGCAATGTGATCACACGagtcacgatttccatcatatgaatccaaggaAGACATTTTGAATTTCAGAGGTAGAGGGTGgctgttgatggaagccgtgaaaagGGGAGTCTGTtcggtgaactaaatcatccacggggttcgcccgcctcatgttctccttcatctcatccatgacttttctcatctggtccatctccctctccaagtgtggcactctccTTAAAGCAGTACCCCTGGTCTGATTTTCAGACTCAACATTTTCGCCTCCACCTTCCTAACCTTGGGCTCGTCCTTCCATGTGCCCATCATGGCGCTGCCTCCTTAGATTGATCTCCCTgttcaactcctgattctgacgAGTTAATtccgccatagcggcagccatggactgtatgtgttgaacagaaggcggttgcatgacggGCGCTGATTGACGATCACggaggggattactagaagcatctctactctcctggtggcctgggctggtagcccttgatcttgttcgaaccattcagtcTTTTGTCTAGGAAAGGCTAATCATTGAAAACAGAATAGATAATCGAACGAAAAGAACACTCtattcccacaaacggcgccaactgatgatgcgaagaaagtcagtaggttggatgcttcgAACTTGAAAGGACTACCTTGCTctcttgatggcctgaaaaagaaagaaggacgatcaaaggtgaccggggtcgccggccaaaaaccctctgatggcaaagttagttttctctctatatttttggagttccaactttttaggaaatgtaaagcgtacctttgtttggtctgaatgggcgtttatatagtgtcctaaaaacagttatcaaacttgtaacctctcCTAGATTTGAGGGGGTGtgagggttcaaggataacttctTCAACCGCTTAGGAGTTACAATTTTCGTTACAAAACGGTCATTGGAAGTTATGTGTGTGATACGGAGTTGGTATATTCATCTAGGAATTTTTTCCTAAGTGTCATGGGCCCGTTTAGGGGTCCTCGTTCAGGGAACCTCTAGTTAGGCGCATCTTGCTTCCAAGTGGTCTCATTCCCTTCTAGACGATTTCCCAGGACGAGGTTGATAGTTTTCTTTGGGCGACATGGCATGGTGGCagaactttgtccatgcaaagcTTCGTCCACACCTTACTGCGTGGACGACCTTATCctggacgaggttcttacaaccTCTGCCTTCCTGGTTTTGTCTTGGACGATCTCCATGAACGAAGCtatagttgtattttttttataccgcATCACCTGCCACGGTGTAAGTACTCTCTTCCTCTGCGTCCCTCGTGGCATGCACCTAATGGTTCCAACTCAACTTTACTTCTTTTGGGTGgcatgtcatcccagcaggacactgcctccaaaagagcctgagcaggaaacacaaaaataggtttTCCTCCTCCCCACCGACAGACCAttctctcttacctctgacccatgacccaccacttcctgtattggctgggtacagacTGGTGGTGTCTGGGCCTCGCGCGTACCTTACTTCCATGCTCGTCCAAAATCTGTCTGCTACTTATACGCTTGCCGTGGTTTGAAGGTCCGTCTGCCTATTCTTCCGTTTTGTTCTTGACTTCTTACAACGTGGGCTATTTTATTGATTTCTCATTTTTCATGGCTTGTTGGGCTTTACCTGGTTGTGGGCTTCCCTTCCTTTGTGCCATTCTCTGTGTTCTATTATTAGCCTTGCTATTACTTCTTGCCATATTATTCAATCATGCCTGCCGTGATGTTTACTTGACCCAGGACTGCTGAGCTTCTTTAGGCTTGCTGTTCATCTTTTGTCTGATGGCCCAATAGACTCATTGGGCCTTTTACTACATTACTGGCGGGCTCCCGCGTCTCGTTTACTTTCTTTTGGGTATCCTTAGCCCGTTTATTTTGTcggggcatccttggccctttccAATTTTGTGCTTCCCATGAgtttttactaactccttgggcttccttaGCCTAAGTACTTTAtacttcatccttggggcttaTGGATTCTCCATTACCCCTTGCTCTCTTTACTTACATTACTTTGGGCTTGATGTGGCAGCTGTGGCCCAtcctcacttttctacatccatactgcCAATGAttttgctatttctttctttctgagccttcttaggcccatttacttcttcaatgtccatttgtttgctttacagacctatgatccattattcctaccGTTTGGGCTTAATGGAGTATTTCATCTCATTTTTTTCTGCCCGCGTTATTGGGCTTCTTCCTCCTGTTGCGCttctaaaaaatgagcatctacagaGTATCAGTAACATACTTGCCAAAATAACTCGGCTCGACACAAATCCATTTACACTAAATTTTAACCCACAAAAATACGCTTTCTATTCATGGATGGTgtcaaaataatgaaaatatcaCTACCCTGGCCAATAGCCACACGGCAAGATGAAATATCTATCCGACCATattgggtttgtttggatagaacttactaaacttagaaaataattttttaatgccaaaaagTAGCAAAATGTCTAAAATCACTGTTTATGGCCAATAAATAGTGACAGATGcgcttgagaaaaaaaaaaaaaaaaaaaagaggtgggCCAGACGTGGACGTGGACGCGCAAACGCGCTATCCAAATGTCCTCATTATGTAGGTGGTATAGAAGCCACGATATATTGGAATCTTACGTATGTTTGCAAGTTGCAAAAGCTGTTGCCTgtattcaggaaaaaaaaaaaaaaactgttaccTGTAAGGCTATAatgctcaaaaaataaaatatctgtTACCTATAATGTACAACATGACTTTTCTTTACAAATTGTTTTAagttgaggaaagaaaaaataaatatttcattaataatctataaattataatatatatttttcaaaaataagacTGTAATacaaaagttaataatttattactttgcGATTGTGTAATCTTTTAAAGATTTATACATGTTTTGTttctgattttttaaatatgtaggaaaaaatcaattgataaagaaataaatatacaaCTTGTAAAGTTGTACCATTTATTAACAAACAGATTTTCACGACAGATTATATTAAGAGATGTCATATCagcaaaatttttcaatatttttacaataaattctaattaaaagttttaaaaaaatcttaacgGTAAATagtcaatatttttaatttgaacccatcattaaaattactttttaaccaTTAATAATAACAAGTAATAACATACTACTTaatatttatactaaaaaatctgaaattcaatctttatttatatcagaaaaattaatcaatattttaatttgataataaaaaattattattgataagTTAAAAGCTTCTCGGAACAAAATCGTAGAAAAACATTTCTTCTGACAAATCGttgaaaaatttaataattagttgCCTGGTTAATTAGTAAAGCAGAAACCGCGTTGCGTTATTAAACGCACTGACAATGGCCATTTAAGTCATTTTAAAGTAGCTATTCAGACAGGACCCACTTCTACAGCCTACACGAATGTCAACACAAAACTCTCACAGACACAGCGCTTTCACTTCAACTCACTAGACTCCCTCCCATTgaccaaaacacacacacacacacacaaaatatgGGCAACTGCAGTGGCTACCCCTCCGCCCAATCCCAACTCCCCACcgacaccaccaccaccatcaccgaCCACGACGGCCCAACCCACCACCGGGCCCAAAACACCGCCGCCAACAACAACGACAACATCAACATCAGCATCATCCCACCCACCGCCACCCAAACTCCCCCAATACTGGGCCGGGTCTTGAAACGGCCCATGGAGGACGTACGGTCTTCATACACATTCGGCCGCGAGCTCGGGCGAGGCCAATTCGGCGTGACCTACTTGGTCACCCACAAGGTCACCGGCGAGAAATTCGCGTGCAAGTCAATCGCGACTCGGAAGCTAATCAACGGAGACGACATCGAAGACGTGAGGCGCGAGGTTCAGATCATGCACCATCTCACCGGGCACCGTAACGTTGTGGAGCTTAAAGGCGCGTATGAGGATCGGCACTCGGTGAATTTGGTGATGGAGCTGTGTGCCGGGGGAGAGCTTTTCGATCGGATTATTGCGAAGGGCCATTATTCGGAGCGAGCGGCGGCCGGGCTCTGTAGGCAGATCGTGACTGTCGTGCATAACTGTCATTCGATGGGAGTGATGCATAGAGACTTGAAGCCTGAGAATTTCTTGTTGTTGAGTAAAGATGAGGATTCGCCTCTTAAGGCTACGGATTTTGGTCTCTCCGTGTTTTTCAAGCCAGGTGAGTTTGTTTTTATTGCTTGCTGACAAAATGcgggagagagagacagagtttgttttggtttggcAGTTATGATgagtttggttgctgagaaaatgttTGAGAATCCGAAATTGAGGGTTTTATGAGTTTAGGAATTGGATATTGGAATTTGTTGtgaatttgaaaacaaaaaaaatactagacTAAGTTCAGTTCAGTATGGGTGATCTTTCCTTTTTGAATTTGTGAATAATGAGTGAGTGTCGTTgaatgtttggatttgtttggtTGTGTCTCATTAGATTTGAGAAGGATTTATAGGTTTTTGGTATTGTATATTGGATTCTTGGGGACTAAGAAAATACTGGTAGACATTACTTTCTTTGGGACTAAGAAATTGAGAAAATGTGTCTCTTTTGCTTTCTGTACGTATGTTTTTTGGCTGCTTCAATCTTCTTGTATGAAATagttttttgttaataaaattgtCTTAcctataaaaaggaaaaagaaaaaaaaagaattgagcatgttagattttttttatttatttaatcgTCGAGTACTAGTTCATCTCAGTATTGGAGCAGGTGGAACTGAGTTTGAAACCTGTCTTCACTCAATGTTGGATTCCACATATTGAATCTTTAACTAAGTTATTAAATTTACCATTCCCAATTAGTTTGGTCTTTGGGGATGAATAGTACTTTGGCAATATAAAACCAAGAAGTTTGTACTTTGGGATTGATAGCAACAATGCAATGGAGGTCGCTATGGTTATAGTGATGACATGCCATAGGATTGATGGTTTATTATAATTCAATAGGATGTGAGTGGATTAATTGTGGTTATGCCTTAAGGTGGAGAACTAAGATAGTAAGAGCCATGCTTACTGGAGGGgaaatcttcatggctttaccTTGTTCAAGTAATTGCAAATGACAACAATTTTGATGCATTTTAATTCCTTACATGTTTGGTTCTGTCAATCTCACTGTGTACACTTAGGATACAAATCTGCAAGGCAAATTTCAGACTAAAGTACACTTTTGGTCCTTGAAGTTTGGCATTTCCATCCacttccatttttgttttggcCTTGCCATCCATTTCCGCTAGTAATCAGGTGACAATTGATATTATATATGGTTGACGTGGCTTTAATAGACGCAACTTATTTGGCACTTAACAAAATCGAAAGTGGTGCCAATATGAAACTGGAATCAAACATGAAaggccaaaatgaaaattttgaaacgtaAAGAGTCAAAATGAAAACATATCCAAACTTCAAGGGCCAACAATGTAGTTTAGTTGTTTGCATTGGTCATTATAATTTTTCTGTTTTGGTATTCACTAACATGATTTGAAAGCATGTTCTATGAAGCTTTGAACATTACAGGAATTTTCTGCTGAAGCTTATTTTGAGGCTTATGTTGATGGATCAGAGCTTCACTGTTTATGCGTATGTGAGTGCAGGAGATGTATTTAAAGATCTGGTCGGAAGTGCATACTATGTAGCACCTGAGGTGTTGCGCCGAAATTATGGAGCTGAAGCTGATATTTGGAGTGCAGGGGTGATACTATACATTCTGCTTAGTGGAGTCCCACCTTTCTGGGGAGGTATGGTTTTTGTCCATACTGAgtaacaaacccaaaacaagaTGGATTTTATGCTTTGACTTTCAAATTCCATTTGTGGAGTGCAACATGACCAAACTAATAGGTAATGAATGATAAGCCAATATTCAGCGCAGATGATTGTGTATGgcccccaccaaaaaaataaaacctttgtTGTGAATTTGTAATGATGATTTCAGTTTTATAACCCATTTGCAGATCAGTTTGTAAACAGTTCTTGGAGGCAGCTCAACAGTGCATTCTCACTTTActttttcatgcatatgcagAGAATGAACAAGGTATCTTTGATACTATTCTTCGAGGACATATTGATTTCTCATCTGATCCTTGGCCTTCAGTATCCAGTAGTGCCAAAGATCTTGTGAAGAAAATGTTAAGAGCTGATCCTAAAGAGCGGCTTTCTGCAGCTGAAGTTCTTAGTAAGTTTC
This genomic stretch from Castanea sativa cultivar Marrone di Chiusa Pesio chromosome 1, ASM4071231v1 harbors:
- the LOC142613966 gene encoding calcium-dependent protein kinase 1-like; the protein is MGNCSGYPSAQSQLPTDTTTTITDHDGPTHHRAQNTAANNNDNINISIIPPTATQTPPILGRVLKRPMEDVRSSYTFGRELGRGQFGVTYLVTHKVTGEKFACKSIATRKLINGDDIEDVRREVQIMHHLTGHRNVVELKGAYEDRHSVNLVMELCAGGELFDRIIAKGHYSERAAAGLCRQIVTVVHNCHSMGVMHRDLKPENFLLLSKDEDSPLKATDFGLSVFFKPGDVFKDLVGSAYYVAPEVLRRNYGAEADIWSAGVILYILLSGVPPFWGENEQGIFDTILRGHIDFSSDPWPSVSSSAKDLVKKMLRADPKERLSAAEVLNHPWMRVDGDASDKPLDIAVLTRMKQFRAMNKLKKVALKVIAENLSEEEIMGLKEMFKSMDTDNSGTITYEELKAGLPKLGTKLSESEVKQLMEAADVDGNGTIDYLEFITATMHMNRVEKEEHLYKAFEYFDKDRSGYITMEELESALKKYNMGDEKTIKEIIAEVDTDNDGRINYDEFVAMMRKGNPELVTNRRRK